From the genome of Anopheles merus strain MAF chromosome X, AmerM5.1, whole genome shotgun sequence, one region includes:
- the LOC121588419 gene encoding thymosin beta: MEAAGQESTPASYPRVKPDFKSELESFRTETLAKADTQEKNCLPTAADVQSEKAQRSVIEGIEGFDASRLKHAETKEKNPLPDVEAIQAEKGVQQFIAGIESFDTKSLKHADTVEKNLLPTAETIEAEKRA; encoded by the exons ATGGAAGCCGCCGGCCAGGAAAGCACCCCCGCTTCGTACCCGCGCGTCAAGCCCGACTTCAAGTCGGAGCTCGAGTCGTTCCGCACGGAGACGCTCGCCAAGGCGGACACGCAGGAGAAGAACTGTCTGCCGACCGCCGCCGACGTCCAGAGCGAGAAGGCCCAGCGCAGCGTGATCGAGGGCATTGAGGGCTTCGATGCGTCCCGTCTGAAGCACGCCGAGACGAAGGAGAAGAACCCACTGCCGGACGTGGAGG CCATCCAGGCCGAGAAGGGCGTGCAGCAGTTCATTGCTGGCATCGAGTCGTTCGATACCAAGAGCCTGAAGCACGCTGACACGGTCGAGAAGAATCTGCTGCCGACGGCCGAAACCATCGAGGCGGAGAAGCGCGCCTAA